TGCAAAGAGCGTGTCCCTATTGTGAAGGGAAAGGAAAAGTGCTCTCCGAAGAGACGATCAGCATCCGGGCCCAAAAGCAGTTAATGTCCTTGGCGGTCAAAAGCGATGCCCCGGCATTTTTATTGGAAGCTCATCCCAGTGTGGCTTCCATGCTGATCGGCGCCGGCGGCAGTCATCTGCGACAATTGGAGGAACAAGCGGAAAAGCAGTTTATTATCAAAGGTCGGGATGATCTGCACCTGGAACACGTGCAGATCAAGAGTCTTTACGGCCAGGAGGAAATCGAGGACTTGGCGATGCCGGTGAAGGTGGGACAGATTTTAAACGTGCGGATCGAAGAGCCGCATATTGTCAACGGTTACGATGGTATAGCCCGCTTGAACGGCTATGTGTTGGACATTGAAGGGGCTGGCGTGGCTGTTGGTGAAGTGGTTCGGGTGGAAATCCAGCGGGTTTTTAGGACTTACGCCCGCGGACGCTTACTTGGAGAGGCTCAAATTTAACGGCTACGTAATGGACATTGAAGAGGATAAAACAGCTGCGGGTGGAGTGATTCGGGTAGAAATCCAGCGAGTTTTTAGGACTTATGCCCGCGGACGCCTGTTGGGTGACAGTGCTGAAGCACGAATTTCTAGGGGCTTGAACCACTTGGGAAATAGACCATTCTGAAAAATACTTCATCGCAAATAACACTGGACAGGCGTAAGCCATTATGAGATGATAACCTTGAGAAAGAATAAAGAGGTGGATCTTAAATGGACGTGCCTTTCCTGATTGGTGACCGTCAGTTTACTCAATCTGATGTGGAATTAATCAAAATCACGGTGCAACGTTTTTCCCGTTTCAGCCGGGAGGAAATCGCAGCGACCTTATGTGAGAATTTACCGTGGAAATCACCAAACGGCCGGTTGAAGCTAGAAGCTTGCAGAAAGTTACTACTCGAATTTGAACATAAGGGCGTAATCACCTTGCCTCCGAAAAATGAAAGCAAAGTTCGGAAGGTTGGCGGAGAACGAATGGGAACAGCCATACAAACACAATGCCAGGCTGGGTTACATGATGTTTTCCCCGTAACAGTAGAACCGGTAACCATTAAAGAAAGAGCAGATTGGAATGCCACTATGGCTACCTATCACCCATTAGGGCACCTTCGTTCAGTTGGAGCACATCAAAAATATTGGATTAGAGTACAAAACACAAACAAGAGAGAGATTGTGGGGGCGATGCTGTTTGGGGCAGCCGCCAAAGCCTTGGCTGCCCGGGAAAAATGGATAGGCTGGGATGCTGAGGAGCAGAAGCGATACCGCCCAAGAATCGTCAACAACAATCGGTTTCTCATCCTGCCCCAGGTGCATATTCCGAATTTAGCCAGCCATGTCCTCGCTTTGGCAGCCCGTCGGATTCGGGCAGATTGGCAAGTGCAATATGGATACGAACCGGTACTTCTAGAAACATTTATAGAGGCCGAATACATGGGAACGTGTTATCGGGCGGCTAATTGGATTGAAATAGGTAAAACTGCCGGCAGAGGGCGACAGGATGCCCACATGAAATATGAAGCCACCGTTAAAACAATTTGGATGTATCCGTTGATGCGTAATTGGCGTCAATTACTTGTAGAACCATTCCCAGAGTCCAAAGAAGATCAGGGCGGATGGGAGGATTAGGCATGAGTCAACGCAATCCAGAATCCATCCACCCGGCGACTCTTCCTAATCGAAAAAGCATTTACAAAAGCAGCAAAGAAGAGCAGGAAGGCCGTCAAATCGTATTAGAAAGGCAACTATTGGTATGGCGATCTCAGCTACCACAATTAATGAAGAAATTTGCTCAACTACCGGATCTCAGGCGCCCCGGAAGCATTCGACATAAATCGGTAGTGCTTATG
The Methanofastidiosum sp. DNA segment above includes these coding regions:
- a CDS encoding ribonuclease E/G; this encodes QLRLRNIGGIIIIDFIDMDSAQDQSKVLSLLEEELKKDRTRAKILGLTQLGLVEMTRKKVQQGLDSLLQRACPYCEGKGKVLSEETISIRAQKQLMSLAVKSDAPAFLLEAHPSVASMLIGAGGSHLRQLEEQAEKQFIIKGRDDLHLEHVQIKSLYGQEEIEDLAMPVKVGQILNVRIEEPHIVNGYDGIARLNGYVLDIEGAGVAVGEVVRVEIQRVFRTYARGRLLGEAQI
- a CDS encoding DUF4338 domain-containing protein; protein product: MDVPFLIGDRQFTQSDVELIKITVQRFSRFSREEIAATLCENLPWKSPNGRLKLEACRKLLLEFEHKGVITLPPKNESKVRKVGGERMGTAIQTQCQAGLHDVFPVTVEPVTIKERADWNATMATYHPLGHLRSVGAHQKYWIRVQNTNKREIVGAMLFGAAAKALAAREKWIGWDAEEQKRYRPRIVNNNRFLILPQVHIPNLASHVLALAARRIRADWQVQYGYEPVLLETFIEAEYMGTCYRAANWIEIGKTAGRGRQDAHMKYEATVKTIWMYPLMRNWRQLLVEPFPESKEDQGGWED